A single genomic interval of Seriola aureovittata isolate HTS-2021-v1 ecotype China chromosome 10, ASM2101889v1, whole genome shotgun sequence harbors:
- the LOC130176542 gene encoding gliomedin-like isoform X2 — protein MKEGSGGFHAWGVLLVGMCALLLLSSAGLVSLLVRQKELTGELVRLDAQMQELSQSCKLQAGIPSGDHGEAADLKTLRRSRRNQEEEPTQSQEKKDTLMLMSYSMVPVKSLVDLCGSSKGLCSTGPPGPPGLPGRAGSPGPKGVPGPEGKRGRRGPPGEPGPKGDPGSLQLKGPPGPRGPPGPPGPPGPACPACHSNKERNKTRGRVQQTNTLRGK, from the exons ATGAAGGAGGGAAGTGGAGGTTTTCACGCGTGGGGAGTGCTGCTGGTGGGGATGTGTGcgctgctgctcctgagctCTGCGGGTTTAGTGTCTCTGCTGGTTCGGCAGAAAGAGCTGACGGGGGAGCTGGTCAGGTTGGACGCCCAGATGCAGGAGCTGTCACAGAGCTGCAAGCTGCAGGCGGGAATCCCGTCCGGGGACCATGGAGAGGCTGCAGACCTGAAGACGCTCCGCCGCAGCAGAAGGAACCAGGAGGAAGAACCAACACAAAGTCAAGAGAAGAAGGATACGCTGATGCTGATGTCATACTCCATGGTCCCT GTCAAATCCCTCGTCGACCTGTGTGGCAGCTCCAAAGGACTTTGTTCAACAG GTCCACCTGGACCTCCAG GTTTGCCTGGAAGAGCTGGTTCACCGGGACCAAAGGGTGTGCCAGGCCCGGAGGGGAAAAGAGGCAGAAGAG GACCCCCTGGAGAACCAGGACCTAAAGGAGACCCTGGGTCTCTGCAACTGAAAG GCCCTCCTGGTCCTCGGGGTCCACCGGGTCCCCCAGGCCCACCCGGTCCAGCCTGTCCTGCCTGTCATTCtaacaaagagagaaataagaCCAGGGGACGTGTTCAGCAAACAAACACGCTGAGGGGTAAGTAA
- the LOC130176542 gene encoding gliomedin-like isoform X1 — MKEGSGGFHAWGVLLVGMCALLLLSSAGLVSLLVRQKELTGELVRLDAQMQELSQSCKLQAGIPSGDHGEAADLKTLRRSRRNQEEEPTQSQEKKDTLMLMSYSMVPVKSLVDLCGSSKGLCSTGPPGPPGLPGRAGSPGPKGVPGPEGKRGRRGPPGEPGPKGDPGSLQLKGETCNNIFSEGPPGPRGPPGPPGPPGPACPACHSNKERNKTRGRVQQTNTLRGK, encoded by the exons ATGAAGGAGGGAAGTGGAGGTTTTCACGCGTGGGGAGTGCTGCTGGTGGGGATGTGTGcgctgctgctcctgagctCTGCGGGTTTAGTGTCTCTGCTGGTTCGGCAGAAAGAGCTGACGGGGGAGCTGGTCAGGTTGGACGCCCAGATGCAGGAGCTGTCACAGAGCTGCAAGCTGCAGGCGGGAATCCCGTCCGGGGACCATGGAGAGGCTGCAGACCTGAAGACGCTCCGCCGCAGCAGAAGGAACCAGGAGGAAGAACCAACACAAAGTCAAGAGAAGAAGGATACGCTGATGCTGATGTCATACTCCATGGTCCCT GTCAAATCCCTCGTCGACCTGTGTGGCAGCTCCAAAGGACTTTGTTCAACAG GTCCACCTGGACCTCCAG GTTTGCCTGGAAGAGCTGGTTCACCGGGACCAAAGGGTGTGCCAGGCCCGGAGGGGAAAAGAGGCAGAAGAG GACCCCCTGGAGAACCAGGACCTAAAGGAGACCCTGGGTCTCTGCAACTGAAAGGTGAAACCTGCAACAACATTTTCAGTGAGG GCCCTCCTGGTCCTCGGGGTCCACCGGGTCCCCCAGGCCCACCCGGTCCAGCCTGTCCTGCCTGTCATTCtaacaaagagagaaataagaCCAGGGGACGTGTTCAGCAAACAAACACGCTGAGGGGTAAGTAA
- the LOC130176368 gene encoding uncharacterized protein LOC130176368 codes for MNKTESSAPHPADDARGVLNVTDSGEVVHTIVEPESGSFHPDDSHDTLNDTNTGNATEAAVEASVDLFSIDWDDSSDGSITDTTTTSEFVAFGPYDRQDTWTETSTEAPVRSLPVSPTPTHSAHEARDVDIDIDKEAESSAPHPADDARGVLNVTDSGEVVHTKVEPESGSFHPDDSHDTLNDTNTGNATEAAVEASVDLLSIDWDDSSDGSITDTTTTSEFVAFGPYDRQDTWTETSTEAPVRSLPVSPTPTHSAHEARDVDIDIDKEAVSVSFPKDNRHSILNDSDTENITGTPIQSLTDPLSTDQSRDAFNDSRTIIDKPMQSGPLSGDQNTDAFNGSRTLIKTPMTSDSQDNKQNLTSNNKGTKTESPTPHPPANTRDVVNDTDSKKLVDTKKEPESVSFHQDDSDENVTGTLNKSLTNSSYPHKTANKTNVIGNERRKRSECSIKTIKCSEQATAMITTFGAWMSDVSRLDDGRYWLADHFSGRILMEYENMSAIQNRTYKPIDVGKFYQGCGHVIYKGSFYFHQAGTNRIIKFDLSSWRTDTLTMANSRYNRLAYLFSNSKTYFKFAVDENGLWVIFASDTDDNTMVAKLNADTLSVESVINTLYPTAKAGNAFIVCGIVYFTDDTDRRVTYTFDLKKESPSDASFDLRPANGILAMLSYYPNKKLFYMWDNSSVKTCRVKLKMT; via the exons ATGAACAAGACCG AATCATCAGCACCACATCCGGCTGATGATGCCAGAGGCGTCCTGAATGTGACTGACTCTGGGGAAGTTGTACACACTATAGTGGAACCTG aGTCCGGATCATTTCATCCAGACGACAGCCACGACACCTTGAATGATACCAACACAGGAAATGCCACAGAGGCAGCAGTAGAAGCGTCAGTAG ACCTATTTTCTATAGACTGGGATGACAGCAGTGATGGAAGTATCACTGATACTACAACGACAAGTG agTTTGTAGCATTTGGTCCGTACGACAGACAGGACACCTGGACTGAAACCAGCACAGAGGCTCCAGTTAGATCATTACCAG tgtCACCGACACCAACACATTCAGCTCATGAAGCCAGGGATGTAGATATAGACATAGATAAGGAAGCTG AATCATCAGCACCACATCCGGCTGATGATGCCAGAGGCGTCCTGAATGTGACTGACTCTGGGGAAGTTGTACACACTAAAGTGGAACCTG aGTCCGGATCATTTCATCCAGACGACAGCCACGACACCTTGAATGATACCAACACAGGAAATGCCACAGAGGCAGCAGTAGAAGCGTCAGTAG ACCTACTTTCTATAGACTGGGATGACAGCAGTGATGGAAGTATCACTGATACTACAACGACAAGTG agTTTGTAGCATTTGGTCCGTACGACAGACAGGACACCTGGACTGAAACCAGCACAGAGGCTCCAGTTAGATCATTACCAG tgtCACCGACACCAACACATTCAGCTCATGAAGCCAGGGATGTAGATATAGACATAGATAAGGAAGCTG TGTCAGTATCATTTCCTAAAGACAACAGACACAGCATCTTGAATGACTCCGACACAGAGAATATTACAGGGACGCCAATACAATCATTAACAG ACCCACTTTCTACGGACCAAAGCAGAGACGCCTTCAATGACAGCAGAACCATTATCGATAAACCCATGCAAAGTG GCCCACTTTCTGGAGACCAAAACACTGATGCCTTCAATGGCAGCAGAACCCTGATTAAAACACCCATGACAAGTG ACTCCCAGGACAACAAGCAAAATTTAACTAGCAACAATAAAGGGACAAAAACTG AATCACCAACACCACATCCACCTGCCAACACCAGAGATGTCGTGAACGATACTGACTCTAAGAAACTTGTAGACACAAAAAAGGAACCTG AGTCAGTATCATTTCATCAAGACGACAGCGATGAGAATGTTACAGGGACactaaataaatcattaacaa ACTCTTCATATCCACACAAGACCGCCAACAAGACCAATGTGATAGGCaatgagagaaggaaaagatCTG AGTGCAgtattaaaactattaaatgttCGGAGCAAGCCACCGCCATGATCACCACTTTTGGAGCCTGGATGTCAGATGTATCGCGGCTGGATGATGGTCGATACTGGCTGGCTGATCATTTTTCAG GTCGAATTTTGATGGAGTATGAGAACATGTCAGCAATTCAGAACAGGACCTACAAACCTATAGATGTCGGGAAGTTCTACCAGGGGTGTGGCCACGTTATTTACAAGGGGTCATTTTACTTCCACCAAGCAGGAACAAACAGGATtataaa ATTTGACCTGAGCTCTTGGAGAACAGACACTCTGACCATGGCAAACAGCAGATATAACAGACTGGCTTATCTTTTCAGCAACTCAAAGACGTACTTCAAGTTTGCTGTGGATGAAAATGGACTGTGGGTCATTTTTGCATCAGATACAGATGATAATACAATGGTTGCAAAGCTCAACGCCGACACATTGTCTGTGGAGTCCGTCATCAACACTCTCTACCCCACAGCTAAAGCAGGAAATGCTTTCATTGTGTGTGGGATAGTATATTTTACAgatgacacagacagaagagtGACATATACCTTTGATTTAAAGAAAGAGAGTCCTTCTGATGCAAGTTTTGATTTAAGGCCAGCTAATGGCATCTTGGCTATGCTGTCATACTATCCCAACAAAAAGCTTTTCTATATGTGGGACAACAGCAGTGTGAAAACCTGCAGagttaaactgaaaatgacctaa
- the clpxb gene encoding ATP-dependent Clp protease ATP-binding subunit clpX-like, mitochondrial isoform X2, whose translation MSCPCTSAARLFLNTAHRGLSCSRIQFFSLSRQGSRETHLPTRVRVRSFSETAVCYGSKDGTTKDSGSDGGKKSISEGKRLSGSGGSGKGGNQLRCPKCGDPCTHVETFVSSTRFVKCEKCHHFFVVLSETDSKKGLNKEPESAAEAVKLAFAQKPPPPPKKIYAYLDKYVVGQSYAKKVLAVAVYNHYKRIYNNIPAGSRQQVEVEKQPSLTPRELLQIAGISPHGNALGASMQQQASQQAPQEKRGGEVLDSTHTDIKLEKSNIILLGPTGSGKTLLAQTLARCLDVPFAICDCTTLTQAGYVGEDIESVIAKLLQDANYSVEKAQQGIVFLDEVDKIGSVPGIHQLRDVGGEGVQQGLLKLLEGTIVNVPEKNSRKLRGETVQVDTTNILFVASGAFNGLDRIISRRKNEKYLGFGTPSNLGKGRRAAAAADLANTSGETDTVAEIEEKDRLLKHVEARDLIEFGMIPEFVGRLPVVVPLHSLDEETLVRILTEPRNAVVPQYQALFSMDKCDLNVTQDALRAIARMALERKTGARGLRSIMEKLLLEPMFEVPHSDIMAVELNKDVVQGKSQPRYIRAPAKESAEEEYDSGIEEENWPRQADAANN comes from the exons ATGTCTTGTCCATGCACCTCGGCTGCCAGGTTGTTCCTAAACACTGCCCACAgag GATTGTCCTGTTCCCGGATTCAGTTCTTTTCTCTGAGTCGTCAGGGGTCTCGGGAAACTCACTTGCCTACCCGGGTACGGGTGAGGTCATTTTCAGAGACTGCTGTCTGCTATGGCTCTAAAGATGGAACAACCAAGGACAGTGGAAGTGATGGTGGAAAG AAAAGCATCAGTGAGGGGAAGAGACTCTCTGGCTCTGGAGGATCAGGCAAGGGGGGAAATCAGCTCCGCTGCCCTAAATGTGGAGATCCCTGCACGCATGTAGAGACCTTTGTAT CATCAACACGATTTGTCAAATGTGAGAAATGCCATCACTTTTTTGTGGTCCTGTCTGAAACGGACTCTAAGAAGGGGCTTAACAAAGAGCCAGAATCTGCTGCGGAGGCAGTGAAACTGGCATTTGCACAGAAACCACCTCCTCCCCCCAAGAAG ataTATGCTTATCTCGACAAGTACGTTGTTGGCCAGTCCTATGCAAAAAAGGTGTTAGCAGTTGCAGTATACAATCACTACAAGCGCATCTACAACAACATCCCTGCTGGGAGTCgacagcaggtggaggtggagaaacagCCCTCTCTGACACCTCGTG agctgctgcagattgCAGGGATCAGCCCTCATGGAAATGCTCTGGGAGCGTCCATGCAGCAGCAGGCGAGTCAGCAGGCACCTCAGGAGAAGAGGGGCGGGGAAGTACTGgactccacacacactgacattaaatTGGAGAAGAGCAACATCATACTTCTAGGTCCAACTGGCTCAG GAAAGACATTGTTGGCACAGACACTGGCACGTTGTCTGGATGTTCCCTTTGCAATTTGCGATTGCACCACACTAACTCAAGCTGGATATGTGGGAGAAGACATCGAGTCGGTGATTGCCAAACTGCTGCAAGATGCCAACTACTCAGTGGAGAAAGCACAACAAG GTATCGTGTTTCTGGACGAGGTTGATAAGATTGGCAGTGTGCCTGGTATCCATCAGCTGAGAGATGTTGGAGGAGAGGGAGTCCAGCAG ggTTTGCTTAAACTCTTGGAGGGTACTATTGTCAATGTTCCTGAGAAAAACTCCAGGAAACTGAGAGGAGAAACTGTGCAGGTCGACACAACAAACATATTGTTCGTTGCATCCGGTGCCTTCAATGGACTTGACAGAATCATTAGcagaagaaagaatgaaaag TATTTGGGTTTCGGAACTCCTTCCAACCTGGGGAAAGGGCGGCGTGCAGCGGCTGCAGCAGACTTGGCCAACACCAGCGGTGAGACGGATACAGTGGCAGAGATTGAGGAGAAGGACAGGCTGCTGAAGCACGTCGAGGCCAGGGACCTGATTGAGTTTGGAATGATCCCAGAGTTCGTTGGCCGTCTTCCTGTGGTTGTTCCTCTGCACAGCCTGGATGAAGAGACGCTAGTCCGAATCTTGACTGAACCACGCAATGCAGTAGTGCCCCAGTACCAGGCTCTGTTCAGCATGGACAAA tgtgatCTCAATGTGACTCAGGACGCCCTGAGAGCCATAGCCAGGATGGCTCTGGAGAGAAAAACTGGAGCTCGTGGGCTCAGATCCATCATG GAAAAGCTCCTTCTCGAGCCCATGTTTGAGGTGCCTCACTCTGACATCATGGCTGTTGAGCTGAACAAAGATGTTGTCCAAGGGAAATCCCAACCCAGATATATCAG AGCTCCAGCCAAGGAGTCGGCAGAGGAGGAATACGACTCGGGCATCGAGGAGGAGAACTGGCCTCGACAGGCAGATGCTGCTAACAACTGA
- the clpxb gene encoding ATP-dependent Clp protease ATP-binding subunit clpX-like, mitochondrial isoform X1, which translates to MSCPCTSAARLFLNTAHRGLSCSRIQFFSLSRQGSRETHLPTRVRVRSFSETAVCYGSKDGTTKDSGSDGGKKSISEGKRLSGSGGSGKGGNQLRCPKCGDPCTHVETFVSSTRFVKCEKCHHFFVVLSETDSKKGLNKEPESAAEAVKLAFAQKPPPPPKKIYAYLDKYVVGQSYAKKVLAVAVYNHYKRIYNNIPAGSRQQVEVEKQPSLTPRELEMRRREDEYRFTKLLQIAGISPHGNALGASMQQQASQQAPQEKRGGEVLDSTHTDIKLEKSNIILLGPTGSGKTLLAQTLARCLDVPFAICDCTTLTQAGYVGEDIESVIAKLLQDANYSVEKAQQGIVFLDEVDKIGSVPGIHQLRDVGGEGVQQGLLKLLEGTIVNVPEKNSRKLRGETVQVDTTNILFVASGAFNGLDRIISRRKNEKYLGFGTPSNLGKGRRAAAAADLANTSGETDTVAEIEEKDRLLKHVEARDLIEFGMIPEFVGRLPVVVPLHSLDEETLVRILTEPRNAVVPQYQALFSMDKCDLNVTQDALRAIARMALERKTGARGLRSIMEKLLLEPMFEVPHSDIMAVELNKDVVQGKSQPRYIRAPAKESAEEEYDSGIEEENWPRQADAANN; encoded by the exons ATGTCTTGTCCATGCACCTCGGCTGCCAGGTTGTTCCTAAACACTGCCCACAgag GATTGTCCTGTTCCCGGATTCAGTTCTTTTCTCTGAGTCGTCAGGGGTCTCGGGAAACTCACTTGCCTACCCGGGTACGGGTGAGGTCATTTTCAGAGACTGCTGTCTGCTATGGCTCTAAAGATGGAACAACCAAGGACAGTGGAAGTGATGGTGGAAAG AAAAGCATCAGTGAGGGGAAGAGACTCTCTGGCTCTGGAGGATCAGGCAAGGGGGGAAATCAGCTCCGCTGCCCTAAATGTGGAGATCCCTGCACGCATGTAGAGACCTTTGTAT CATCAACACGATTTGTCAAATGTGAGAAATGCCATCACTTTTTTGTGGTCCTGTCTGAAACGGACTCTAAGAAGGGGCTTAACAAAGAGCCAGAATCTGCTGCGGAGGCAGTGAAACTGGCATTTGCACAGAAACCACCTCCTCCCCCCAAGAAG ataTATGCTTATCTCGACAAGTACGTTGTTGGCCAGTCCTATGCAAAAAAGGTGTTAGCAGTTGCAGTATACAATCACTACAAGCGCATCTACAACAACATCCCTGCTGGGAGTCgacagcaggtggaggtggagaaacagCCCTCTCTGACACCTCGTG AGCTAGAGATGAGAAGACGAGAGGATGAATACAGATTCACAA agctgctgcagattgCAGGGATCAGCCCTCATGGAAATGCTCTGGGAGCGTCCATGCAGCAGCAGGCGAGTCAGCAGGCACCTCAGGAGAAGAGGGGCGGGGAAGTACTGgactccacacacactgacattaaatTGGAGAAGAGCAACATCATACTTCTAGGTCCAACTGGCTCAG GAAAGACATTGTTGGCACAGACACTGGCACGTTGTCTGGATGTTCCCTTTGCAATTTGCGATTGCACCACACTAACTCAAGCTGGATATGTGGGAGAAGACATCGAGTCGGTGATTGCCAAACTGCTGCAAGATGCCAACTACTCAGTGGAGAAAGCACAACAAG GTATCGTGTTTCTGGACGAGGTTGATAAGATTGGCAGTGTGCCTGGTATCCATCAGCTGAGAGATGTTGGAGGAGAGGGAGTCCAGCAG ggTTTGCTTAAACTCTTGGAGGGTACTATTGTCAATGTTCCTGAGAAAAACTCCAGGAAACTGAGAGGAGAAACTGTGCAGGTCGACACAACAAACATATTGTTCGTTGCATCCGGTGCCTTCAATGGACTTGACAGAATCATTAGcagaagaaagaatgaaaag TATTTGGGTTTCGGAACTCCTTCCAACCTGGGGAAAGGGCGGCGTGCAGCGGCTGCAGCAGACTTGGCCAACACCAGCGGTGAGACGGATACAGTGGCAGAGATTGAGGAGAAGGACAGGCTGCTGAAGCACGTCGAGGCCAGGGACCTGATTGAGTTTGGAATGATCCCAGAGTTCGTTGGCCGTCTTCCTGTGGTTGTTCCTCTGCACAGCCTGGATGAAGAGACGCTAGTCCGAATCTTGACTGAACCACGCAATGCAGTAGTGCCCCAGTACCAGGCTCTGTTCAGCATGGACAAA tgtgatCTCAATGTGACTCAGGACGCCCTGAGAGCCATAGCCAGGATGGCTCTGGAGAGAAAAACTGGAGCTCGTGGGCTCAGATCCATCATG GAAAAGCTCCTTCTCGAGCCCATGTTTGAGGTGCCTCACTCTGACATCATGGCTGTTGAGCTGAACAAAGATGTTGTCCAAGGGAAATCCCAACCCAGATATATCAG AGCTCCAGCCAAGGAGTCGGCAGAGGAGGAATACGACTCGGGCATCGAGGAGGAGAACTGGCCTCGACAGGCAGATGCTGCTAACAACTGA